The DNA sequence TGCGGGGACGGTTGCAAGGATTGTTTGGACGATGGCTGCGCGAGCGTTTCCCGGACGCCGCGGTAGCGTTTGCGGTGAATGTCGCAGGCGCCGTGGGTTTGCAGCGCGCGCAGGTGTTCGGGCGTGCCGTAGCCCTTGTGCGCGGCGAAATTCCACGCCGGGTAGGACGAATGCAGGCGCACCATGCGGCGGTCGCGCTCGGTCTTCGCCAGGATGGAGGCCGCCGAAATGCAGCCGACGCGGGCGTCTCCGCCGATAATGGCGCAGCACGCGACGGCGGTGTCGGGGCGCCGGTTGCCGTCTATCAGCACCAGTTGCGGCGCCACCTTCAGGCCGCGCAGCGCGCGCGCCATCGCCAGCAGCGTCGCGTTCAGGATGTTCAGTTCAAAGATTTCGCCGACATCGGCGCTCGCCACCGACCACGCCAGCGCGTCGCGCTTGATGGCGCCGGCAAGCGTTTGTCTTTGTTCGGCGCTGAGGGTCTTGGAGTCGGCGCAGCCGTCCACCGGGCGCT is a window from the Gammaproteobacteria bacterium genome containing:
- the rnhB gene encoding ribonuclease HII, whose product is MAAGARLPDFGRRLVAGVDEAGRGALAGPVVAAAVVLDPKRPVDGCADSKTLSAEQRQTLAGAIKRDALAWSVASADVGEIFELNILNATLLAMARALRGLKVAPQLVLIDGNRRPDTAVACCAIIGGDARVGCISAASILAKTERDRRMVRLHSSYPAWNFAAHKGYGTPEHLRALQTHGACDIHRKRYRGVRETLAQPSSKQSLQPSPQPSPQRRRQQRLLK